The DNA region TGCACAACACCCTCGGAGTGTAAATATTCCAAAGCAAGGACCTGACACGAATAATCGAACACTAAATCACAACATCTAGATAAATTACTTGTTATTACGGCATGATCTGTGAGAGCCTTCAACACTTACAACTTCTGCAATGTATACACGGGCATTAGTTTCATCCAAGCAACCAAATTTTCTCAACATTGAATAAAAATCCCCTCCATTAAGATATTCCATCACAAGATACAGGTTTTCGCTACAAGTAAAAGAATAGAAAAATCGAACCTGGTAAAAAGAAGGTTACGTTAGCATGAGAAATCTCAGCAGAGGACAAAATATGCTTAAAGCTAGAACAGCTTACCACAAAAGGATTGCGGGCATTGATCAAAATATCTCGTTCAGCATGTATACTTTCTACAGCATTCTTGCGGATCATATCTGCCTTCCTTAGAACCTACGGAGTATGGCAGCCCCAAAAAacattatatagaaaaacagTTTGACTGATTTTGGTAACCAAGTCAGGGTTACTGCACAGacaaaatctttcataaaaGTAATAGAAGCAAAACGAACTGAAATTTTGGAACACCTTAATCGCAAATAGGTCTCCTGTAGTTTTCTTACGAGCCAAGATAACATGCCCAAAAGCTCCCCTActaatttcttttacaaaatcaaaatcatctaCGGTTATGCGGTCCCGCGGATGTACTGGGCTGGTCCTCAAGCTGCGAACAACATCATCTTCCAAAGGAGCATCTTCATCAATTATGGTGCTTGAtagatcaaaattttcatcACCCAGAAGCTCGCACAGCTGAAGATACTTTTCCctaaacaataaagaaaaagtactttttttttttgaacaaagcaaagaaaaagtATTCATTCAATAGATTCATAGCCTGAGCTATTCTTGCCTCAACTGACAAAAGAATAGTTCTGGAGACCAGAACACTTGCATTTCAATTTTCAAGCAAAGACAGCACTGGGTgagaaccaaaaaatatatattcaagacAAAAGTGGTACTAGGAGGAACTCACCGTATCAACTTTTCTATGCGTGTACCAAAAGTTTCTATTATAAGTGCATCAAACTTTCTGTGCTCAATGACAACCCTCAAGTCTTCAAGACAAGAAAGTAAGAGTTGAATAGATTGATCATCAACTGGAATAGCATTTGATGCACATCTTGCAATATCAGCAAGTTCACTCATCTGCATCATCAGTTATCCAGGGCTTTATTCGTCAGTGCGCATATTCAATAACAAAAGACTAGGAAGATATGAAGATAGAGCAGAACCATCACAAACCTGTAAAATATCATCCTGGTCATGTAATATACCCTTGCCTCCTAATATCAATTCAATTGGATCGCGTCTAGGGGTTGGAATAGGGGATTTAGGAGTCATGCTACCGGCAGATGAAGTAGTCATGCCTTGATCAGACTTGGGACCAAAACGAGTTCTGCATGACATTGAAGGTAAACATCTCATATCATCCATGGAAACTAAATTATTAGCGTCTGGAAGACAGTCAAGCATCTCCTCCGACCCTCTTCGCGACCAATCACTTAGCTTTGGGGAGAGAACATCAAATTCTTCGCTAAAGCTTGCGTTAGATATTTTCATACAATCTGGGCTTTCTACTACTGCTAGGCTATCCTTTTGTGTTAAGTTCTCGGTTATCTTTTCAAGGGTTACAGCAACTGCCGCCAGCCGCTCATCAACACTCGCACCCTTTTGGTCAGATACATCAGCCAATGCACAGATTCTAGAGTGATCTTCCACATGGGTGGTGGGAACTTCCTCCTCGCATATACGGCAAATAATTGAGTTTTCCTCAGAAATACATGACTGATCTCCCCAATAACCCCAACAAATATTGTGCGGATGCTTGGACATATGTTCTTGAAGATTTTCTGGAAACTTAAAAACAGCCATATCATCACTCATAGCTACTCGGTTTTTAACGACCTGTGGAGGTTCAGATTTGCTATCATTCTGCTTTTTAGATACTGCAGCTTCTTTTACACCCTTCGATGCTGGAGATGGAAGTCTTTTCCAAGATGACATTTTATCGATGTTTGCAGGCGATTCAGAATCCTTTGACATTTCATTGTATGGAGAGGAGAGAGGAGCTGGACTAACAACAAAGCCCTCGTTCCAATTCAAACCACGCTGCTCCTGACTATAAGCTTTCTGGGTGGATGGTACCTTTAAGTTATTGGCAGTGCTTGAACCCATCCCGTCCCTAACTTCTTCAGTGGGGACTCTTTTATCAACAGGATGCAAGACTCTAGACTGACATAGTTGTACGGTATCTTCCTCCTGCCCCCAACTTTCCTTATGAAACTGAAGTAATCTGGTACATCTGGTAAGGATAAAAAGTATCCGAGTGTGAAGTTGCTTGAGCACGCCCGGGGGAAGCTCTTGACGTTTATCATCTAAGTCTTGTACTATGCCCTCACACTGAAGCCAGAACTCTCCCGAAGTAGTCTTAGCACAAACCTTTGCCAAAACCAACAAGTCTTCAATTGTTACTAGCAACTCAGGATgactttctttgtttttatcataAATATCCAACAGATCCCCACCAAATGCAAAAAGGTCCGAATTTACTTCTTCCTTTgctttatcaaattttgttcgAATTAGATTCAAGATTTCCTGCATAAGACAAATCATTAGAGAAAGCACTGCACAgattttaaatgaaattaatacaaaaaaacaggAGCGTCAAGACTACCTCCACGTTATTTGACCATCGAGGCTTCCAAAATGGAAAAGGCCGTACACCTTTAGAGTTCAGCTCATGAGAAAAGCTCTTGATGTCACCAGGAAGCCTCTTTCTTGGAGCACTGGTCATACGAAGTAAGGCTTGATAATGAGGAGACTCtgacacactttttttttccaattcatATGAATTCTAGAAAAGATAGACATCAAAGTCACCAAGGTCACTTAGAActgtctatttatatatatatacataacacaTACTTTTTTCGTTAACGGGTAAAAGAGAAAGGAATACCTCTGGGGTGCAAactcctgagcttccttcaggGCTAGATATGCTAGGTAATACCTTCAATTGACCTGCTTAGTaacatcaaaaacaaacttGAGAACTGAAACATCAACCGGTGCCACGATAAAATGCAAGAAGTATTAGCCATACCATTTCCCGAAGCGGGGCTGCTGCTTCTTAGCGTTCCAATATCAAGAGATTTGTGATCAGCTTTGCTACTCCCAGCTTCCTTCTTGCCACTACCCGAACTAGTATCAAACTTGGACAACTTGTAACACGGTAAGACCGGAAGTTCATCATCATTCCCAAAACTGAAGAAATTTTCTTGCGGCAGCGGGCCAGACCTCGTCTTGATTCGATTCAAACCAAGAGACGAAGCCATGATAGGCGTTTCAGCAAGTGGCTTCTTCTTCGCCTCAGAACCTGAAGATGACAGTTTCGATTTTCCAGGACTAGAAGAGTTAACTTCTTTACCCTTTGATGAGCCATCCTTCTTCGGATAAGGGCTCCAGGTCTCGTCTTTGGAATTCGATTTCGGTTTCTTCTTATCGGATCCTCCAACCGGAGAATTAGAGCCAACGGAGGATCGAGGACTGTTTGCGTTATTGGGACTAGAAGATCCCGATTTCTTCGAGGAGAAGAGGAGTTTACTCTTGAacaccatttttaaaaatttcttctcCCAAGCGGAGAGATTTCAAAAAACCTAATCCTTACAACACAACAAGCTACGGCAAAACTCCAAACACCATCTCCAATTCGAAAGAACAAATTCTCTTAATATCTTCAATCTCCGTTTCGAGAAAACCTTGAGAAATTTTCAAAACGAAGCTTTTCGATGAACccgacgaagaagacgatggaCGTAACTGTTGTTAAGTGCGAAGctaatcttttttgtttaataagcTTAATTAAAAACGAAGAGAGATTAGGGATAAACTAGTCAAACCTGTTAAAGACGCAGCTTTGACTATATAATGATTAAACGTTTAATGACTCTTTCAACTAaagattaaaacatttatatatgagAGTAGAGGGGATTGCAGTTTCTTATTTATATGAGTAGGGTTGATAAGACTATGATGAACattgaacactctttttttttttttttttttttcttgaggaTTTTGTCATAAATGAATTTATTGTGTGACTTGTA from Camelina sativa cultivar DH55 chromosome 3, Cs, whole genome shotgun sequence includes:
- the LOC104777767 gene encoding probable serine/threonine protein kinase IRE3 isoform X2; amino-acid sequence: MVFKSKLLFSSKKSGSSSPNNANSPRSSVGSNSPVGGSDKKKPKSNSKDETWSPYPKKDGSSKGKEVNSSSPGKSKLSSSGSEAKKKPLAETPIMASSLGLNRIKTRSGPLPQENFFSFGNDDELPVLPCYKLSKFDTSSGSGKKEAGSSKADHKSLDIGTLRSSSPASGNGQLKVLPSISSPEGSSGVCTPENSYELEKKSVSESPHYQALLRMTSAPRKRLPGDIKSFSHELNSKGVRPFPFWKPRWSNNVEEILNLIRTKFDKAKEEVNSDLFAFGGDLLDIYDKNKESHPELLVTIEDLLVLAKVCAKTTSGEFWLQCEGIVQDLDDKRQELPPGVLKQLHTRILFILTRCTRLLQFHKESWGQEEDTVQLCQSRVLHPVDKRVPTEEVRDGMGSSTANNLKVPSTQKAYSQEQRGLNWNEGFVVSPAPLSSPYNEMSKDSESPANIDKMSSWKRLPSPASKGVKEAAVSKKQNDSKSEPPQVVKNRVAMSDDMAVFKFPENLQEHMSKHPHNICWGYWGDQSCISEENSIICRICEEEVPTTHVEDHSRICALADVSDQKGASVDERLAAVAVTLEKITENLTQKDSLAVVESPDCMKISNASFSEEFDVLSPKLSDWSRRGSEEMLDCLPDANNLVSMDDMRCLPSMSCRTRFGPKSDQGMTTSSAGSMTPKSPIPTPRRDPIELILGGKGILHDQDDILQMSELADIARCASNAIPVDDQSIQLLLSCLEDLRVVIEHRKFDALIIETFGTRIEKLIREKYLQLCELLGDENFDLSSTIIDEDAPLEDDVVRSLRTSPVHPRDRITVDDFDFVKEISRGAFGHVILARKKTTGDLFAIKVLRKADMIRKNAVESIHAERDILINARNPFVVRFFYSFTCSENLYLVMEYLNGGDFYSMLRKFGCLDETNARVYIAEVVLALEYLHSEGVVHRDLKPDNLLIAHDGHVKLTDFGLSKVGLINSTDDLSGPLSSATSLLVEQKPKWPTLEHKRSAVGTPDYLAPEILLGTGHGATADWWSVGIILYEFIVGIPPFNADYPQQIFDNILNRNIQWPPIPEDMSHEARDLIDRLLTEDPHQRLGARGAAEVKQHIFFKDINWHTLAQQKAAFVPDSENAFDTSYFHSRYSEKYPDEECLSTNENEDSSDGDSLSGSSGRLNNHHDEGVDIPRGPAESETGVSENYPFNNFSFKFVPLWQVIRVAFETGVLKREEPVLVF
- the LOC104777767 gene encoding probable serine/threonine protein kinase IRE3 isoform X1 gives rise to the protein MVFKSKLLFSSKKSGSSSPNNANSPRSSVGSNSPVGGSDKKKPKSNSKDETWSPYPKKDGSSKGKEVNSSSPGKSKLSSSGSEAKKKPLAETPIMASSLGLNRIKTRSGPLPQENFFSFGNDDELPVLPCYKLSKFDTSSGSGKKEAGSSKADHKSLDIGTLRSSSPASGNGQLKVLPSISSPEGSSGVCTPENSYELEKKSVSESPHYQALLRMTSAPRKRLPGDIKSFSHELNSKGVRPFPFWKPRWSNNVEEILNLIRTKFDKAKEEVNSDLFAFGGDLLDIYDKNKESHPELLVTIEDLLVLAKVCAKTTSGEFWLQCEGIVQDLDDKRQELPPGVLKQLHTRILFILTRCTRLLQFHKESWGQEEDTVQLCQSRVLHPVDKRVPTEEVRDGMGSSTANNLKVPSTQKAYSQEQRGLNWNEGFVVSPAPLSSPYNEMSKDSESPANIDKMSSWKRLPSPASKGVKEAAVSKKQNDSKSEPPQVVKNRVAMSDDMAVFKFPENLQEHMSKHPHNICWGYWGDQSCISEENSIICRICEEEVPTTHVEDHSRICALADVSDQKGASVDERLAAVAVTLEKITENLTQKDSLAVVESPDCMKISNASFSEEFDVLSPKLSDWSRRGSEEMLDCLPDANNLVSMDDMRCLPSMSCRTRFGPKSDQGMTTSSAGSMTPKSPIPTPRRDPIELILGGKGILHDQDDILQMSELADIARCASNAIPVDDQSIQLLLSCLEDLRVVIEHRKFDALIIETFGTRIEKLIREKYLQLCELLGDENFDLSSTIIDEDAPLEDDVVRSLRTSPVHPRDRITVDDFDFVKEISRGAFGHVILARKKTTGDLFAIKVLRKADMIRKNAVESIHAERDILINARNPFVVRFFYSFTCSENLYLVMEYLNGGDFYSMLRKFGCLDETNARVYIAEVVLALEYLHSEGVVHRDLKPDNLLIAHDGHVKLTDFGLSKVGLINSTDDLSGPLSSATSLLVEQKPKWPTLEHKRSAVGTPDYLAPEILLGTGHGATADWWSVGIILYEFIVGIPPFNADYPQQIFDNILNRNIQWPPIPEDMSHEARDLIDRLLTEDPHQRLGARGAAEVKQHIFFKDINWHTLAQQKAAFVPDSENAFDTSYFHSRYSEKYPDEECLSTNENEDSSDGDSLSGSSGRLNNHHDEGVDIPRGPAESETGVSENYPFNNFSFKNLSQLAYINYDLMSKGHKDETQPSSHRR